The following is a genomic window from Geoalkalibacter halelectricus.
GTGAGCACTTCGACGACTTCGGTGGCGGCGCCGAGCACGTCGCCTGTCACCCCGCCGAGGCGCGCCTCGAAGTAGCGCAGCAGAACCATGGCCGCCAGGCCGATGAGAAACACCAGGAAAATTCCTTTGAGGCCGAACAGAACCAGGGCGGCGAGGAGCAGGGTGGCGGTGCCGATGAGAAATTCGCGTTCACCGGCATGGTCGACGAAGGCGCCGCCGGTGCCGCCTTCCGGGCGCACGTAGCGGCAGAAGGAGGCCAGCACCACCTGGATCCAGCGCCCGGCGCAGGGCATGATGAGCAGCGCCGCCGACTTGAAGTCCTCCGGTACGTTGAACAGCGCCAGATACTTGAGCAGCAACACCATGATCAGGCCGACGACGCCCATGGCGCCCACGCGGCTGTCCTTCATGATGCGCAGGATGCCCTCGCGATCCTTGCCGCCGGCCAGACCGTCGAGCAGATCGGCCATGCCATCGAGGTGCAGGGCGCCGGTGGCGCCGATGAGGATCAGGATTAGTACGCAGTCGAGAACCGCGCGTGGCAGCAAGGCGCCCAGGGCCCAATTGAGCACCACCAGCAGCAGGCCCAGAATCAGGCCGACAGCGGGGAAAAACGCCAGGCTGCGCCCGAGGCGCTCCGGGGTGGTTTTCAGGTCGCGCGCCACCGGAAAAACGGTGAGAAATGCGCCGGCCAGGCGCAGCTCGAACCATTCGCGTTTCATTGGTCGCTCCCGCGGCTCACGCCGGCCTGGTCGAAGGTTGCGATTTCACGCAGCCCGCGCAGGGCCGCTTCGATGAGGCTCATGGCCAGGGCGGCACCGGTGCCCTCGCCAAGGCGCATGTGCAGATCCAGAATCGGTTGTTGGCCGATGCGCTCGAGCAGGGCGGCGTGGCCGACCTCCACCGAGCGGTGCGCGGCGAAGATGTATTCGCGCACTTGAGGATGGAGTTCGCAGGCGATGAGCGCCCCGGCGGTGGAGATGAAGCCGTCCACCACCACCGGCACCGAGCGCGCCGCGCAGCCCAGCACCAGCCCGGCGATGCCGCCGATCTCAAAGCCGCCGACCTTGGCCAGCACGTCGACGGGATCCTGGGGGTTGGGCTGGTTGATGCGCAAGGCTTCCTCGATCACCGCGATTTTGTGGGCCAGAGCCTTGTCGTCGATGCCCGTGCCGCGATGGGTCACCTGTGCAACCGGCAGACCGCTGAAGACGGCGGCGATGGCCGCCGAGGGCGTGGTGTTGGCGATCCCCATGTCGCCGGTGCCGAGCAGATCGATCCCGGCGTCCACGGCCGCTTCGGCCAGGGTGATGCCCGCCTCCAGGGCGGTGAGGGCCTGGGCGCGGCTCATCGCCGGCCCCGAGCGAAAATTGGCGGTGCCACAGGCGATCTTGCGGTCGATAAGCCCGGGCAGTCCGCCGAAATCGTGATCCACACCCATGTCCACCACCCGCACCTCGGCGCCGGCGTGACGCGCCAGGGCGTTGACTCCGGCGCCGCCGGCGAGAAAGTTGTACACCATCTGCGGGGTGACCTCGCGGGGAAAGGCGCTCACGCCCTCGGCGGCCACGCCGTGGTCGCCGGCGAAGGTGTAGATCTCCTTGCGGCGGATGGTCTCGCGGCCGGTGATGGCGACAAAGCGTCGGGCGAATTCCTCGAGCCGGCCGAGGGAGCCGCGCGGTTTGGTCTGACGGTCCAGACGCGCTTGCACGGCGGCCATGCGCTCGAGGTCGACGGAAGAAATAGCGGCCAGGGTGCGGGTGAGAATCGCTGAGGACATGGTGGCTTGTCTCCGGGGGTTATTTAAGGCGCAGCGGGCAGCCCGCGGCGACCAGCCAGGCTTCATCCGCCGCCGCCGCCAGGCGCTGGTTGGCGGTGCCGGCCAGATCGCGGAACAGGCGCGCGAGGCGGTTTTCAGGCACGATGCCGCTGCCGACCTCGTTGCTCACCAGGTAGAGGGGAGCCTCCAGGCGCGGCAGAATCGCAACGAGACCATCAACGGCCGCCAGAACGGCCGCTTGGTCCTCGCGGTGATGAAACAGCAGGTTGCTCAGCCACAGGGTGACGCAGTCGAAAAGCACCGCCTCGCACCCCCGGGCCTCCCGCAGAGCGCCGGGAATATCCAGCGGCTCCTCTACTGTTCGCCAGCGCGGTCCGCGTGCCTCCTGATGAGCCTGGATGCGCGCGGCCATCTCCGCATCCTCGCTGCGTGCCGCGGCCAGGTAGAGCAGGCTTCCCGGATGGCTCTCGGCCCGTTGTTGGGCGAAGGCGCTTTTTCCCGAGCGCGCGCCGCCGGTGATGAAAACGGTGGGGGCCATATCTTTAATACTCCATGCCGCGCCGCGCGGCGATGCCCAGATCCAGGGGGTGCTTGACCTTCTCGATCCGGCTGACCAAATGGGCGCGGGCAATGACCTCGGGGTGGGCGTTGCGCCCGGTCAGCACGAGTTCGGTGTCACCCGGACGCTGGTCGAGAAAATCCAGAAATTCCTCAAGGTCGAGCAAGTCCCGGTGCAGGGCGCCGTTGATTTCATCCAGAACCACCACATCGAATTGG
Proteins encoded in this region:
- the cobS gene encoding adenosylcobinamide-GDP ribazoletransferase → MKREWFELRLAGAFLTVFPVARDLKTTPERLGRSLAFFPAVGLILGLLLVVLNWALGALLPRAVLDCVLILILIGATGALHLDGMADLLDGLAGGKDREGILRIMKDSRVGAMGVVGLIMVLLLKYLALFNVPEDFKSAALLIMPCAGRWIQVVLASFCRYVRPEGGTGGAFVDHAGEREFLIGTATLLLAALVLFGLKGIFLVFLIGLAAMVLLRYFEARLGGVTGDVLGAATEVVEVLTLLLILAVISS
- the cobT gene encoding nicotinate-nucleotide--dimethylbenzimidazole phosphoribosyltransferase, which produces MSSAILTRTLAAISSVDLERMAAVQARLDRQTKPRGSLGRLEEFARRFVAITGRETIRRKEIYTFAGDHGVAAEGVSAFPREVTPQMVYNFLAGGAGVNALARHAGAEVRVVDMGVDHDFGGLPGLIDRKIACGTANFRSGPAMSRAQALTALEAGITLAEAAVDAGIDLLGTGDMGIANTTPSAAIAAVFSGLPVAQVTHRGTGIDDKALAHKIAVIEEALRINQPNPQDPVDVLAKVGGFEIGGIAGLVLGCAARSVPVVVDGFISTAGALIACELHPQVREYIFAAHRSVEVGHAALLERIGQQPILDLHMRLGEGTGAALAMSLIEAALRGLREIATFDQAGVSRGSDQ
- the cobU gene encoding bifunctional adenosylcobinamide kinase/adenosylcobinamide-phosphate guanylyltransferase, whose amino-acid sequence is MAPTVFITGGARSGKSAFAQQRAESHPGSLLYLAAARSEDAEMAARIQAHQEARGPRWRTVEEPLDIPGALREARGCEAVLFDCVTLWLSNLLFHHREDQAAVLAAVDGLVAILPRLEAPLYLVSNEVGSGIVPENRLARLFRDLAGTANQRLAAAADEAWLVAAGCPLRLK